The following are encoded in a window of Mycobacterium sp. ELW1 genomic DNA:
- a CDS encoding DeoR/GlpR family DNA-binding transcription regulator codes for MYPEERQQAIADRVLSQGRVSVAELAQAYDVTTETVRRDLAALDRAGVLRRVHGGAVPVRALHVVEPGVDERETTRADHKEAIARAAADFLPLSGATVLLDAGTTTARVAAMLPADRDLLVVTNSVPIAARLAGMPSVTLQLLGGRVRGLTQAAVGEPVLRALDTLRVDIAFIGANGVTVRHGLSTPDSEEAAVKRAMVRCANYVVVLADSSKIGREEFVSFASIDNVDALITDPEITAADRAALTERGVEVVLAGGES; via the coding sequence GTGTACCCGGAGGAACGTCAGCAGGCGATCGCGGACCGAGTCCTGTCCCAGGGCCGCGTGTCGGTGGCCGAACTCGCACAGGCCTACGACGTCACCACCGAGACCGTCCGGCGGGATCTGGCCGCGCTCGACCGGGCCGGGGTGCTGCGACGCGTGCACGGCGGCGCGGTCCCGGTACGGGCACTGCATGTGGTCGAGCCCGGGGTCGACGAACGGGAGACCACCCGCGCCGACCACAAAGAAGCCATCGCCAGGGCCGCCGCCGATTTCCTCCCGCTGTCGGGCGCCACCGTGCTGCTCGACGCGGGCACCACCACCGCCCGGGTCGCGGCGATGCTGCCGGCCGACCGGGACCTGCTGGTGGTGACCAACTCCGTGCCGATCGCCGCGCGACTGGCCGGCATGCCGTCGGTCACCCTGCAGCTGCTGGGCGGGCGGGTCCGGGGCCTCACCCAGGCCGCCGTCGGCGAACCGGTCCTGCGCGCCCTCGACACGCTGCGGGTGGACATCGCGTTCATCGGCGCCAACGGCGTCACCGTGCGTCACGGCCTGTCCACCCCCGACAGCGAGGAGGCCGCGGTCAAACGGGCGATGGTGCGCTGCGCCAACTACGTCGTGGTGCTCGCCGATTCGTCCAAGATCGGCCGGGAGGAATTCGTCAGCTTCGCCTCGATCGACAACGTCGACGCGCTGATCACCGATCCGGAGATCACCGCCGCCGACCGGGCCGCACTGACCGAGCGGGGCGTCGAAGTCGTCCTGGCAGGAGGGGAATCATGA
- the ptsP gene encoding phosphoenolpyruvate--protein phosphotransferase, protein MTVSSTPTSLGAGQVLRGVPVVPGVRYAPVIRPGRAPSVEDLDAGEQIADEQRDSEAARFTAAASAVADRLRARAALATGAASEVLAATAMLAQDRAWLGAAEKRIKEGTPAVRATAEAVAQFVDLFTKMGGLMAERVTDLRDIRDRVIAELSGLPEPGVPVPDHPAILCAEDLAPADTAGLDPALVVGLATTLGGPTSHTAIIARQLGIPCVVAVHGLDDLAAGTDVLIDGTRGTVAVSPDPAEAAAAVEAADAANAAMAGWSGPGATADGHQVSILANVQDGSAARAARDTPAEGIGLFRTELCFLNTDTEPTVEEQASIYGEVLDAFAGRKVVIRTLDAGSDKPLKFVGHPDEANPALGVRGIRIEALHPEVLERQLDAIALAAEQTGSAPWVMAPMIATPDEAKRFADRARGRGLVPGVMIEVPAAALLAEHILDHVEFLSIGTNDLAQYTMAADRMSAELATLTDPWQPGVLALVAQTARAGANRGKPVGVCGEAAADPLLACVLVGLGITSLSAAAAAVTGVGAKLASVTLQQCRDAATAVLTTASAADARAAALGVLD, encoded by the coding sequence ATGACCGTCTCCTCCACGCCTACCTCACTCGGTGCCGGACAGGTGCTGCGCGGCGTTCCGGTTGTCCCCGGTGTTCGCTATGCACCGGTCATCCGGCCCGGCCGCGCGCCCTCGGTCGAGGACCTCGACGCCGGCGAACAGATCGCTGACGAACAGCGAGATTCCGAGGCCGCTCGGTTCACTGCTGCCGCGTCCGCCGTCGCCGACCGGTTGCGCGCACGCGCCGCCCTCGCGACAGGGGCTGCCTCCGAGGTGCTGGCCGCCACCGCGATGCTGGCCCAGGACCGGGCCTGGCTGGGTGCGGCGGAAAAACGCATCAAGGAGGGCACGCCCGCGGTGCGCGCCACCGCCGAGGCCGTGGCACAGTTCGTCGACCTGTTCACCAAGATGGGCGGGCTGATGGCCGAACGCGTCACCGACCTGCGCGACATCCGGGACCGGGTGATCGCCGAACTGAGCGGCCTGCCCGAACCCGGCGTGCCGGTGCCGGACCACCCCGCCATCCTCTGCGCGGAAGACCTGGCCCCGGCCGATACCGCGGGACTGGATCCCGCGCTCGTCGTCGGCCTGGCCACCACGCTGGGCGGGCCGACCAGCCACACCGCGATCATCGCCCGCCAGCTCGGCATCCCGTGCGTGGTCGCCGTGCACGGCCTCGATGATCTGGCTGCGGGCACCGATGTCCTGATCGACGGGACCCGCGGCACCGTCGCGGTATCCCCGGACCCGGCCGAGGCGGCCGCCGCCGTCGAGGCCGCCGACGCCGCGAACGCCGCGATGGCCGGCTGGAGCGGTCCCGGTGCCACCGCCGACGGTCACCAGGTGTCGATCCTGGCCAACGTGCAGGACGGTTCGGCCGCGCGCGCCGCCCGCGACACCCCGGCGGAGGGCATCGGTCTGTTCCGCACCGAACTGTGCTTCCTCAACACCGACACCGAGCCGACCGTCGAGGAGCAGGCCTCCATCTATGGGGAAGTGCTCGACGCGTTCGCCGGACGCAAGGTCGTCATCCGCACCCTGGACGCCGGATCCGACAAGCCGCTGAAGTTCGTCGGCCATCCCGACGAGGCCAACCCCGCGCTGGGAGTGCGGGGTATCCGGATCGAGGCCCTCCATCCCGAGGTCCTCGAGCGCCAGCTCGACGCGATTGCGCTGGCCGCCGAGCAGACCGGCAGTGCCCCGTGGGTGATGGCGCCGATGATCGCGACCCCGGACGAGGCCAAGCGATTCGCCGACCGGGCTCGCGGTCGAGGCCTGGTGCCCGGCGTGATGATCGAGGTGCCGGCCGCCGCGCTGCTGGCCGAGCACATCCTGGACCACGTCGAGTTCCTGTCGATCGGCACCAATGACCTGGCCCAGTACACGATGGCGGCCGATCGGATGTCGGCCGAGCTGGCCACGCTGACCGATCCGTGGCAGCCGGGCGTGCTGGCCCTGGTCGCCCAGACCGCCCGCGCCGGGGCCAACCGTGGCAAGCCGGTGGGGGTCTGCGGCGAGGCGGCCGCCGACCCGCTGCTGGCGTGTGTCCTGGTCGGGCTCGGCATCACGTCGCTGTCCGCGGCGGCCGCGGCGGTGACCGGTGTCGGGGCCAAGCTCGCCTCGGTCACGCTGCAGCAATGCCGTGACGCCGCCACCGCGGTGCTGACCACGGCGAGCGCGGCTGACGCCCGGGCGGCGGCCCTGGGCGTGCTCGACTGA
- a CDS encoding pirin family protein, producing the protein MPAVTADTLSLPRLSAAAPSDTERPVRSVTTGPRGYEGEGFPVVRAFAGVSAADLDPFIHMDQMGEVEYSPGEPKGTDWHPHRGFETVTYMIDGRFAHQDSHGGGGLIADGATQWMTAGAGILHIETPPAELVESGGLFHGVQLWVNLPRADKFAEPRYQSIEGQAVRLLSSEDGGALVRVIAGEVDGWAGPGMTHTPITLAHTTIEAGAQLNLPWPRNYNALVYVLSGRGTVGPIGHPVEQGQLAVLGPGDRITVAAAAAQDSNRPAMEVLLLGGKPIREPVFHYGPFVMNSKSEVIQALEDFNAGRFGTVPPGALMPHRAG; encoded by the coding sequence ATGCCAGCAGTTACCGCAGACACGTTGTCGCTACCGCGCCTGAGCGCGGCCGCTCCGTCCGACACCGAACGTCCCGTCCGGTCCGTCACCACCGGGCCGCGCGGGTATGAAGGCGAAGGCTTTCCCGTCGTGCGCGCGTTCGCCGGAGTCAGTGCCGCCGACCTCGACCCGTTCATTCACATGGACCAGATGGGTGAGGTCGAGTACTCACCCGGCGAGCCCAAAGGCACCGACTGGCACCCGCACCGCGGCTTCGAGACGGTCACCTACATGATCGACGGCCGCTTTGCCCACCAGGACTCGCACGGTGGCGGTGGCCTGATCGCCGACGGCGCCACCCAATGGATGACCGCGGGTGCCGGCATCCTGCACATCGAGACACCGCCGGCCGAGCTCGTCGAGAGCGGCGGGCTGTTCCATGGCGTCCAGCTGTGGGTCAACCTGCCGCGCGCGGACAAGTTCGCCGAGCCGCGCTACCAGTCGATCGAGGGTCAGGCCGTTCGCCTGCTGTCGTCCGAGGACGGCGGGGCGCTGGTGCGCGTCATCGCCGGTGAGGTCGACGGCTGGGCCGGACCGGGGATGACGCACACCCCGATCACGTTGGCCCACACCACCATCGAGGCCGGCGCGCAGCTGAATCTGCCTTGGCCGCGCAACTACAACGCACTGGTTTACGTGCTCTCCGGTCGCGGCACCGTCGGTCCCATCGGCCATCCCGTCGAGCAGGGCCAGCTTGCGGTGCTCGGCCCGGGTGACCGCATCACGGTGGCTGCCGCGGCGGCTCAGGACTCCAACCGGCCGGCCATGGAGGTTCTGCTGTTGGGCGGCAAGCCGATTCGTGAGCCGGTGTTCCACTACGGGCCCTTCGTGATGAACTCCAAGTCGGAGGTCATCCAGGCGCTCGAGGACTTCAACGCCGGCCGGTTCGGCACCGTGCCGCCCGGTGCGCTGATGCCGCACCGAGCCGGGTAG
- a CDS encoding FUSC family protein, translating into MLTPAVLWRRAADRIRTRDPENDGARRAARAAIVIPIAAAVSFAVGGGSQTPLFTIFGSIALLIVVDFPGNMNARALAYGGLGFNGAVLISLGTLAAPIPWLAILLTFVIGVAVTFSGVLSEIIAAGQRATLLTFVLPVCTPAGPLGERLLGWLIALAICVPAALFLFPPRHHGELRRHAAAVCAVLADRIEGTASAADVTTAMDALRANFLGAAYRPVALTAGSRALVRVVDDLQWLCDRVTGDTGELLGPIGEPVVRVLRDCAQVLLITRAAARADERALLAAALIDLRTIAVGTYRQDIVDILAEPDDEAAVELGRTLLNRRTVGAATGVTGRLIASAAAADSRPVWARVLGRRLPETGIADRVYSETEAVTALTSGHLATRSVTARNSLRTGLGLALAVLVTFVFPVQHGFWVVLGALSVLRSSALTTGTTVVRAVIGTVIGFLIGAVVIELLGVDPIVLWVLLPLVAFGSAYVPEIGSFTATQAAFTMMVLIVFNLIVPSGWAVGLIRIEDVVVGASVGVVVSLLLWPRGVKTAVQQAIDAAREVGSRYLRAAVLRVTRGAFEQAENQVNALSHDALTVSRTLDDAVRQYLSENGGPTDSRAPVVRASSRAVRLRAAADLIADIVPPPLGVYPRARAVLEAHAAAICSRFDGSGGTGLTAPISDDLVPALRAEAGDNGLAVSAALPLVTAAANLGELELTYPPAVAAEPLRG; encoded by the coding sequence GTGTTGACCCCGGCCGTCCTGTGGCGTCGGGCGGCCGATCGGATCCGGACGCGCGACCCCGAGAACGACGGCGCACGACGCGCGGCGCGGGCCGCGATCGTCATCCCGATCGCCGCAGCGGTCAGCTTCGCAGTCGGCGGCGGGTCCCAGACGCCGCTGTTCACGATCTTCGGGTCGATCGCGCTGCTGATCGTGGTCGACTTCCCGGGCAACATGAACGCCCGGGCGCTGGCCTACGGCGGGTTGGGCTTCAACGGCGCGGTGCTGATCAGCCTGGGCACGCTGGCCGCGCCGATCCCGTGGCTGGCGATCCTGCTGACGTTCGTCATCGGGGTGGCCGTCACGTTCTCCGGGGTGCTCAGCGAAATCATCGCGGCCGGCCAGCGGGCCACGCTGCTGACCTTCGTGCTGCCGGTGTGCACACCGGCAGGCCCGCTCGGTGAGCGGCTGCTCGGCTGGCTGATCGCGCTGGCGATCTGCGTCCCGGCCGCACTGTTCCTCTTTCCGCCGCGCCATCACGGCGAGCTGCGCCGTCACGCCGCTGCCGTCTGCGCGGTCCTGGCCGACCGCATCGAGGGAACCGCGTCGGCAGCCGACGTCACCACCGCGATGGACGCGCTGCGCGCCAACTTCCTCGGCGCCGCCTACCGGCCGGTGGCCCTGACCGCGGGCAGCCGGGCCTTGGTCCGGGTGGTCGACGACCTGCAGTGGTTGTGCGATCGCGTCACCGGCGACACCGGCGAACTGCTCGGGCCGATCGGTGAGCCGGTGGTGCGGGTGCTGCGCGACTGCGCTCAGGTCCTGCTGATCACCCGGGCGGCCGCGCGAGCCGACGAGCGCGCGCTGCTGGCCGCCGCGCTGATCGACCTGCGGACCATCGCGGTCGGCACGTACCGCCAGGACATCGTCGACATCCTCGCCGAACCGGATGACGAGGCCGCCGTGGAGCTGGGCCGCACCCTGCTCAACCGCCGCACCGTCGGCGCGGCCACCGGCGTCACCGGGCGGCTCATCGCCAGCGCCGCGGCCGCCGACTCGCGGCCGGTGTGGGCGCGGGTGCTGGGCCGCCGGCTGCCGGAGACCGGGATCGCCGACCGGGTGTACTCCGAAACCGAGGCCGTCACCGCCCTGACCAGTGGTCACCTGGCCACCCGCTCGGTGACCGCCCGCAACAGCCTGCGCACCGGGCTCGGCCTGGCGCTGGCCGTACTCGTCACGTTCGTGTTCCCGGTCCAGCACGGTTTCTGGGTGGTGCTCGGCGCGTTGTCGGTGCTGCGCAGCAGCGCGCTGACCACCGGCACCACGGTCGTGCGTGCGGTGATCGGTACGGTCATCGGCTTTCTCATCGGCGCCGTCGTCATCGAACTGCTCGGTGTCGACCCGATCGTGCTGTGGGTGTTGTTGCCGCTGGTCGCCTTTGGTTCGGCGTATGTGCCCGAGATCGGTTCGTTCACCGCCACCCAGGCCGCGTTCACGATGATGGTGCTGATCGTGTTCAACCTGATCGTGCCGAGCGGGTGGGCCGTCGGCCTGATCCGGATCGAAGACGTCGTCGTTGGCGCGTCGGTGGGCGTCGTGGTGTCGCTGCTGTTGTGGCCGCGTGGGGTCAAGACAGCCGTGCAGCAGGCCATCGACGCGGCCCGCGAGGTGGGCTCCCGCTATCTGCGCGCCGCGGTCCTGCGGGTCACCCGCGGCGCCTTCGAGCAGGCCGAGAATCAGGTGAACGCGCTCAGCCACGACGCGCTTACGGTGTCCCGAACACTGGATGATGCTGTGCGGCAATATCTTTCGGAGAACGGTGGCCCGACTGATTCCCGCGCCCCGGTCGTGCGGGCGTCCAGCCGGGCGGTTCGGTTGCGCGCGGCCGCCGACCTGATCGCCGACATCGTCCCGCCCCCGCTGGGGGTCTACCCGCGGGCCCGGGCGGTGCTCGAGGCGCACGCCGCGGCGATCTGCTCCCGCTTCGACGGCAGCGGCGGCACCGGCCTGACCGCACCGATCAGCGACGACCTGGTGCCCGCGCTGCGAGCCGAGGCCGGCGACAACGGGTTGGCCGTCTCGGCGGCTCTGCCGCTGGTGACCGCGGCGGCCAATCTCGGCGAGCTGGAACTGACCTACCCGCCGGCCGTTGCCGCCGAACCACTGCGCGGCTGA
- a CDS encoding TetR/AcrR family transcriptional regulator, with translation MATVANREAYFETGLEVLADVGYGGLKLAEVCNRLGVTTGSFYHYFASWPAFTRDLVSYWVQDRTVRLIDAIREVSDPRSRIEAIIQVGLSLPHRAEAAIRSWSSVDPHVLAVQSEVDRARYKILYDSAIEIVDDVRQAEVYASWAVYVFIGYEQAILPREPDTFGWIARYMLDALDSGSFASVPQ, from the coding sequence ATGGCAACCGTTGCCAACCGAGAGGCGTACTTCGAGACCGGTCTCGAAGTACTCGCCGACGTCGGTTACGGCGGACTCAAACTGGCCGAGGTGTGCAACCGACTCGGCGTCACAACCGGGTCGTTCTATCACTATTTCGCCAGCTGGCCGGCCTTCACCCGCGACCTGGTCTCCTACTGGGTGCAGGACCGGACCGTCCGGCTGATCGACGCCATCCGCGAGGTCTCCGACCCGCGCAGCCGCATCGAGGCGATCATCCAGGTCGGGTTATCCCTGCCGCACCGCGCCGAGGCGGCGATCCGGTCATGGAGTTCCGTCGACCCCCACGTGCTGGCCGTCCAGAGCGAGGTCGACCGAGCGCGGTACAAGATCCTCTACGACTCGGCGATCGAGATCGTCGACGATGTGCGGCAGGCCGAGGTGTACGCCTCCTGGGCGGTCTACGTCTTCATCGGCTATGAGCAGGCGATCCTGCCTCGCGAGCCGGACACATTCGGGTGGATCGCCCGCTACATGCTCGACGCGCTGGATTCGGGCAGTTTCGCCAGCGTGCCCCAGTGA
- a CDS encoding aldehyde dehydrogenase family protein encodes MTVQITSDHATEGGAAGVLADVRRVFNSGRTRSLAWRSEQLLAVERMCDEREPEIAEALARDLGRSSFEAWLADIGSTKAEAAFARKQLKKWVKPQKSRLPLAQQPGRAWVQYDPLGAILVIGPWNYPFYLCMAPLVAAIAAGNGVVIKPSELAPATSALIARLVPEYLDSEAVRVVEGDAAVTQDLLAQGFDHALFTGGTEIGRKIMAAAAPTLTPVTLELGGKSPVVVLPDADLDVAARRIAWIKLMNSGQTCIAPDYVLADRTIVGKLTDKIVATIAEFRAEEKDPSLRIVNERQFDRLASLISATSGTVVTGGGSDRTALRIEPTVIVDPPADDPVMSDEIFGPILSIISVDSADAAVAFVNARPKPLALYVFTESRSAARDLVDRMPSGGAVINHVAVHCLVPQLPFGGVGASGMGAYHGKWGFETLSHRRAVLAKPTKFDLKLMYPPYTDRAIRLMRRVL; translated from the coding sequence ATGACCGTTCAGATCACAAGTGACCACGCGACCGAAGGCGGCGCCGCCGGTGTGCTGGCTGACGTGCGCCGGGTATTCAACAGCGGTCGCACCCGCTCGCTGGCGTGGCGGTCCGAGCAGCTGCTCGCGGTGGAGCGGATGTGCGACGAACGCGAGCCGGAGATCGCCGAGGCGCTGGCCCGCGACCTGGGCCGATCCTCCTTCGAAGCCTGGCTCGCCGATATCGGCTCGACCAAGGCGGAAGCCGCCTTCGCCCGCAAGCAGCTGAAGAAGTGGGTCAAGCCGCAGAAGTCCAGGCTTCCCCTGGCGCAGCAGCCCGGCCGGGCGTGGGTGCAGTACGACCCGCTCGGCGCGATCCTGGTGATCGGACCGTGGAACTACCCCTTCTACCTGTGCATGGCGCCGCTGGTCGCCGCGATCGCCGCCGGTAACGGCGTGGTGATCAAGCCGTCGGAACTCGCGCCGGCCACCTCTGCTCTCATCGCTCGGCTGGTTCCGGAGTACCTCGACTCCGAGGCCGTCCGGGTGGTCGAGGGTGATGCGGCGGTCACCCAGGACCTGTTGGCGCAGGGCTTCGACCATGCACTGTTCACCGGTGGCACCGAGATCGGTCGCAAGATCATGGCGGCCGCCGCGCCGACCCTGACGCCGGTGACCCTCGAGCTGGGCGGCAAGAGCCCGGTGGTGGTGCTCCCGGACGCCGACCTGGATGTGGCGGCCCGCCGGATCGCCTGGATCAAGCTGATGAATTCCGGACAGACCTGCATCGCCCCGGACTACGTCCTGGCCGACCGCACGATCGTCGGAAAGCTGACCGACAAGATCGTGGCGACGATCGCGGAGTTCCGGGCCGAGGAGAAGGACCCGTCGCTGCGCATCGTCAATGAGCGGCAGTTCGACCGGCTGGCGTCGCTGATCAGCGCGACCAGCGGCACCGTCGTCACCGGCGGAGGGTCGGACCGCACGGCCCTGCGGATCGAGCCGACGGTGATCGTCGACCCGCCCGCGGACGACCCGGTGATGTCGGACGAGATCTTCGGCCCGATCCTGTCGATCATCTCGGTGGATTCGGCGGATGCCGCCGTCGCCTTCGTCAATGCCCGGCCCAAGCCGCTGGCACTGTACGTCTTCACAGAGTCGCGGTCGGCGGCACGGGACCTCGTCGACCGGATGCCGTCCGGCGGTGCGGTGATCAACCACGTGGCGGTGCACTGCCTGGTTCCGCAACTTCCGTTCGGCGGGGTCGGCGCCAGCGGTATGGGTGCTTACCACGGCAAGTGGGGCTTCGAGACACTCAGCCACCGACGCGCCGTGCTCGCCAAACCGACGAAATTTGACCTGAAACTGATGTATCCGCCCTATACTGATCGTGCGATCAGGCTAATGCGCAGGGTCCTTTGA
- a CDS encoding TetR/AcrR family transcriptional regulator, whose protein sequence is MPHTASRGPGRPPAAKAAETRERIMRAAREVFSELGYDAATFQAIAIRADLTRPAINHYFASKRLLYQEVVDQTNASVIESAVHQSQRESTLAGRIRVFIEAAVHAQGQDRSVAAFLVTSVLESERHPELAESNHDSREFTRGYVKAAIKDAVDSGEVRADIDVEAAAEMLMAVMWGLGFYAGFVGDQDRLTAITDQFLALLDGQAWRTVS, encoded by the coding sequence GTGCCGCATACAGCCAGTCGGGGCCCGGGTCGCCCCCCAGCAGCTAAGGCAGCGGAAACGCGCGAGCGCATCATGCGCGCTGCCCGTGAGGTGTTCAGCGAATTGGGGTATGACGCTGCCACCTTCCAGGCAATCGCCATCCGGGCCGACTTGACCCGACCTGCGATTAATCATTACTTCGCCAGCAAACGGCTGCTCTATCAAGAGGTCGTCGACCAGACGAACGCCTCGGTGATCGAGTCCGCCGTGCATCAGTCGCAACGGGAGAGCACCCTGGCGGGGCGGATCCGCGTCTTCATCGAGGCCGCCGTTCATGCCCAGGGTCAGGACCGCTCAGTGGCGGCCTTCCTGGTTACGTCGGTGCTCGAGTCCGAGCGACATCCGGAGTTGGCCGAGTCCAACCACGACTCGCGGGAGTTCACCCGCGGGTACGTGAAGGCGGCCATCAAGGATGCCGTCGACTCGGGCGAGGTTCGCGCGGACATCGACGTCGAGGCGGCTGCCGAGATGCTGATGGCTGTGATGTGGGGACTGGGCTTTTACGCCGGGTTCGTCGGCGATCAGGATCGTCTGACCGCGATCACCGACCAGTTCCTTGCGCTCCTCGACGGTCAGGCCTGGCGCACCGTCTCCTGA
- a CDS encoding SAM-dependent methyltransferase — protein MSTTRTDDDTWDIATSVGSTAVLVAAARARETEQPDPLIRDPYARILVEGAGTGMWEHFLDDSLAGKLDNAEPEAAAMFGHMLNYQAVRTHFFDAFFADAVAAGVRQIVILASGLDSRAYRLDWPAGTRVYEIDQPLVLEYKAEKLAAHDVQPVAERREVPVDLRQDWPAALTAQGFDPSRPTAWLAEGLLMYLPADAQDRLFELVTELSAPGSRVSAEAVGHHSEERREEMRERFDKFADQLGIERTIDMQNLTYNDPDRADLTEWLNAHGWRATGQRAVDEMRRLGRWIDIPMADDPDAFATFVVAQKV, from the coding sequence ATGAGCACTACGCGTACTGACGACGACACCTGGGACATCGCGACAAGCGTGGGATCGACCGCTGTACTGGTGGCCGCCGCGCGTGCCCGTGAGACCGAGCAGCCCGACCCCCTGATCCGGGATCCGTACGCACGGATCCTGGTCGAGGGCGCCGGGACCGGGATGTGGGAGCACTTCCTCGACGACTCGTTGGCCGGCAAGCTGGACAACGCAGAGCCCGAGGCCGCCGCGATGTTCGGTCACATGCTCAACTACCAGGCGGTCCGCACCCACTTCTTCGACGCGTTCTTTGCCGATGCGGTGGCCGCGGGCGTACGTCAGATCGTGATTCTGGCGTCGGGCCTGGATTCCCGCGCCTACCGGCTGGACTGGCCGGCAGGCACCCGGGTCTACGAAATCGACCAGCCGCTGGTTCTCGAATACAAGGCCGAAAAGCTGGCCGCCCACGATGTGCAGCCCGTCGCCGAGCGCCGCGAGGTTCCCGTCGACCTGCGCCAGGACTGGCCGGCCGCGCTCACGGCGCAGGGCTTCGATCCGTCGCGGCCGACCGCCTGGCTGGCCGAGGGACTACTGATGTATCTGCCCGCCGACGCCCAGGACCGGTTGTTCGAATTGGTCACCGAGTTGAGCGCGCCCGGCAGCCGGGTGTCCGCCGAGGCGGTCGGACATCACTCCGAGGAGCGTCGCGAAGAGATGCGGGAACGCTTCGACAAGTTCGCCGACCAATTGGGCATCGAGCGCACCATCGACATGCAGAACCTGACCTACAACGATCCCGACCGCGCCGACCTCACCGAATGGCTGAATGCGCACGGCTGGCGGGCCACAGGGCAGCGCGCTGTCGACGAGATGCGCAGGCTCGGCCGCTGGATCGACATCCCGATGGCCGACGACCCGGATGCGTTCGCGACCTTCGTCGTCGCACAGAAGGTCTGA
- a CDS encoding SDR family oxidoreductase translates to MPGVVDRVIVVTGAGGGLGREYALTLAREGASVVVNDLGGARDGTGAGHNMADQVVQEIKDAGGRAVANYDSVAEPEGGENIVKTAIEEFGKIDGIVSNAGILRDGTFHKMPFENWDSVLKVHLYGGYNVIRAAWPHFREQSYGRIVVATSTSGLFGNFGQANYSAAKLGLVGLINTLAQEGAKYNIKANALAPIAATRMTEDILPPEVFKKLTPEYVAPVVGYLCTEEVPDSASVFIVGGGKVQRAALFQNEGVTFDHVPSVDDVAAQWSTIDDLSAAEHASFKLG, encoded by the coding sequence ATGCCCGGAGTTGTTGATCGAGTCATCGTCGTCACCGGAGCCGGTGGCGGCCTGGGTCGTGAGTACGCGCTGACACTGGCCCGCGAGGGCGCCAGCGTCGTGGTGAACGACCTCGGCGGCGCACGTGACGGAACCGGCGCCGGCCACAACATGGCCGACCAGGTTGTCCAGGAGATCAAGGACGCCGGCGGTCGCGCGGTCGCCAACTACGACTCCGTCGCCGAGCCCGAGGGCGGCGAGAACATCGTCAAGACCGCGATCGAGGAGTTCGGCAAGATCGACGGCATCGTCAGCAACGCGGGCATCCTGCGCGACGGCACCTTCCACAAGATGCCGTTCGAGAACTGGGATTCCGTGCTCAAGGTCCACCTCTACGGCGGCTACAACGTGATCCGCGCCGCCTGGCCGCACTTCCGCGAGCAGAGCTACGGCCGCATCGTCGTCGCCACCTCGACCAGCGGCCTGTTCGGCAATTTCGGGCAGGCCAACTACAGCGCCGCCAAGCTCGGCCTGGTCGGCCTGATCAACACGCTGGCCCAGGAAGGCGCCAAGTACAACATCAAGGCCAATGCGCTGGCGCCCATCGCCGCGACCCGCATGACCGAGGACATCCTGCCGCCCGAGGTCTTCAAGAAGCTCACCCCGGAGTACGTCGCCCCGGTGGTCGGCTACCTGTGCACCGAAGAGGTGCCGGACTCCGCGTCGGTGTTCATCGTCGGCGGTGGCAAGGTGCAGCGCGCGGCGCTGTTCCAGAACGAGGGCGTCACCTTCGACCATGTCCCGAGCGTCGACGACGTCGCCGCCCAGTGGTCGACGATCGACGACCTGTCGGCCGCCGAGCACGCGTCCTTCAAGCTCGGCTGA
- a CDS encoding haloacid dehalogenase type II, with the protein MIRVLAFDVFGTVVDWRSSIIGELEQFGKSQGLQRDWGAFADSWRGGYVPAMNLVRRGELPWTRLDDLHRRILDELLRDAGIQASEDDVDHLNRAWHRLAPWPDAVDGLYRLKERFTITTLSNGNVSLLTEMAKHAGLPWDCVLSAEIFGHYKPDREAYLGCAQILDVAPEETMLVAAHPSDLRAARDAGLRTAYVDRLLEWGQPGRYRVPFEPDEFDVTATDFLELAEKL; encoded by the coding sequence ATGATCCGCGTGCTGGCCTTCGACGTGTTCGGCACGGTCGTCGATTGGCGTTCCAGCATCATCGGCGAGCTTGAACAGTTCGGGAAATCGCAAGGTCTGCAACGGGATTGGGGCGCGTTCGCCGACAGCTGGCGGGGCGGCTACGTGCCGGCGATGAATCTTGTTCGGCGCGGCGAGCTGCCGTGGACCCGGCTGGACGATCTGCACCGCAGGATCCTCGACGAGTTGCTCCGCGACGCCGGCATCCAGGCGAGCGAGGACGACGTCGACCACCTCAACCGCGCATGGCATCGGTTGGCTCCCTGGCCGGACGCCGTGGACGGCCTGTACCGGCTCAAGGAACGATTCACCATCACCACGCTGTCGAACGGCAACGTATCGCTGCTGACCGAGATGGCCAAACATGCTGGCCTGCCGTGGGATTGCGTGCTGTCGGCCGAGATCTTCGGGCACTACAAGCCCGACCGCGAGGCCTACCTGGGCTGCGCGCAGATCCTGGACGTGGCACCCGAGGAGACCATGCTGGTGGCCGCCCATCCCAGTGATCTGCGAGCCGCCCGCGATGCCGGATTGCGCACCGCCTACGTCGACCGGCTGCTGGAATGGGGACAACCGGGGCGCTATCGGGTGCCGTTCGAACCCGACGAATTCGACGTCACCGCAACGGACTTCCTGGAGCTGGCCGAGAAGCTCTAG